A single Tachypleus tridentatus isolate NWPU-2018 chromosome 9, ASM421037v1, whole genome shotgun sequence DNA region contains:
- the LOC143226453 gene encoding uncharacterized protein LOC143226453, which translates to MGVNEVLKFLIYESFWQYALFFPLDVWTKFALKKISTTEQQQHVWRSQAQILLILSVVVLVWRHVLPFLLLLLALGAYLSGNNLTLKEAVLHRLRHFSIWWWYGLSILSTYIVSTWFWCVFIIGDGVTYTYHRILGNIESSVLEGYLSALLIYIKHVIFFMVKKVSDFGKKIWASIVFWADIFHSSPWEEHLPPDEQPAPEITAKPSQNNALTDTKRLFGQAQCEVMQQKATSLTTQQLETTYKSPTNFEELSLCSESQKKYQLQNVDVMSKFVPMLDFARNLWIKTHDLFKHNFNQLPSRSQPSFKGTYPPGLRNRGQNLCFLNSVLQCFFRSPNLWPNLQFSLTDEVISAIHLSECDRTFLMAFRDLMLAVLIHSPTSQLQSQFCEAVSSLAPSLVNPSMSCQHQVQQDAAEFLMWLINKLHQTMSSKAQYPHFPSKISSVTPSLKEMKNGHSCNFSPSFQEKVWKQLCFSGIITHFTNKDLREIGQKTDLDWLIYKRQNSSPIDSQFVGQAAEFHQCLKCYKTSFTSQVYNILYLPLSFKFKNDTQRLTVPELLEAFTQVEELMESKDLRCTCEINSKETSQLTHSYKHSSPLTPCGLGFTPPFIQRTFKAKTSTPVNFPTRFASRVCSSIPYPTTSPLSSLLQSPILSTPSANQYFKLQSTQWLKRTLLCRSPPCLNIQLLRFQYDTAKGVPCKLTYPVKVPLFNMFVPVVNGSNSILDTSIKTHKSQEYELYGLVLHLGARSTAYGHYVAYAREHDTTGKPVWFRFDDEVVTEVKNMSMELDRREVQENVYLLFYKQCSI; encoded by the exons ATGGGAGTAAACGAAGTTTTAAAGTTTCTGATTTACGAATCTTTTTGGCAGTATGCTTTATTTTTCCCATTGGACGTATGGACGAAGTTTGCTCTTAAGAAAATCAG CACAACGGAACAGCAGCAGCACGTATGGAGATCTCAAGCCCAAATCCTATTGATTCTTAGTGTGGTGGTTTTAGTTTGGAGACATGTTTTACCATTTCTCTTGTTGTTGTTAGCCTTAGGAGCCTACTTGTCTGGGAACAATTTGACTCTGAAAGAAGCTGTTCTTCATAGACTCAGACATTTCTCGATATGGTGGTGGTATGGATTGAGCATACTTAGCACATATATAGTTTCTACTTGGTTTTGGTGTGTTTTTATCATTGGAGATGGCGTTACTTACACATATCATAGAATACTTGGAAACATTGAGTCATCAGTACTGGAAGGTTATTTGTCtgctttattaatatatattaaacatgtaatattttttatggtgAAAAAAGTCTCTGACTTTGGAAAGAAAATATGGGCTTCAATTGTGTTTTGGGCAGACATTTTTCATTCCAGTCCTTGGGAAGAACACTTGCCACCTGATGAACAACCAGCACCTGAGATTACTGCCAAACCAAGTCAAAATAATGCTTTGACCGATACAAAGAGATTATTTGGTCAAGCTCAGTGTGAAGTAATGCAACAGAAGGCTACTTCATTAACCACTCAACAGCTGGAAACTACATATAAATCACCAACAAACTTTGAAGAGTTATCTCTTTGTTCTGAATCACAGAAGAAATATCAACTGCAGAATGTTGATGTGATGTCAAAATTTGTCCCTATGTTGGATTTTGCACGTAATCTTTGGATTAAGACACATGATCTATTTAAACATAACTTCAACCAACTACCATCTAGAAGTCAACCTTCTTTTAAGGGAACATATCCTCCTGGATTGAGAAACAGAGGACAAAACTTGTGTTTCTTGAATTCTGTTCTTCAGTGTTTTTTTAGATCTCCAAATCTGTGGCCAAATCTACAGTTTTCTTTAACTGATGAGGTTATATCAGCCATACATTTATCTGAATGTGATCGGACATTTCTAATGGCTTTCAGAGATCTTATGCTTGCTGTTCTTATTCACTCTCCTACCTCACAACTTCAAAGTCAGTTCTGTGAAGCTGTTAGTTCTCTTGCACCCTCCTTAGTGAATCCTTCAATGAGTTGTCAGCACCAGGTGCAACAAGATGCTGCAGAGTTTCTAATGTGGCTTATCAATAAACTTCATCAAACTATGAGCAGTAAAGCTCAATATCCCCATTTTCCTTCCAAAATTAGTTCTGTGACACCAAgtctaaaagaaatgaaaaatggcCATTCATGCAACTTCTCTCCTAGCTTTCAAGAAAAAGTGTGGAAGCAGTTATGTTTTTCAGGTATCATAACTCATTTTACCAATAAAGATTTAAGAGAAATTGGCCAAAAAACTGATCTAGATTGGCTAATTTATAAAAGACAGAACTCATCACCAATTGACAGCCAGTTTGTTGGACAAGCAGCAGAATTTCATCAGTGTCTGAAGTGCTATAAGACATCCTTTACCAGCCAAGTATACAATATCTTGTATCTGCCTCTTTCATTCAAATTCAAGAATGATACCCAGAGATTAACTGTGCCAGAACTTCTTGAGGCTTTTACTCAAGTTGAAGAATTAATGGAGTCTAAAGATCTGAGATGTACTTGTGAAATAAACTCAAAGGAAACATCTCAGCTTACTCACAGTTATAAACATTCAAGCCCTTTAACACCTTGTGGGTTAGGATTTACCCCACCATTTATACAGAGAACTTTTAAGGCTAAAACTTCCACACCAGTAAATTTCCCTACTAGATTTGCTTCAAGGGTATGTTCTTCAATACCTTACCCAACCACATCACCATTAAGCAGCCTTCTCCAGAGTCCAATTTTATCAACACCATCAGCTAATCAGTATTTCAAACTCCAGTCCACTCAGTGGCTGAAAAGAACATTACTTTGTCGTTCACCTCCGTGCCTTAACATCCAATTGTTAAGGTTCCAATATGATACAGCTAAAGGAGTGCCTTGTAAATTAACTTACCCTGTTAAAGTGCCACTATTCAATATGTTTGTTCCTGTAGTAAATGGTTCAAATTCCATTCTTGATACATCAATTAAAACCCACAAGTCTCAGGAGTATGAACTATACGGATTGGTCTTGCACTTAGGAGCACGTTCTACAGCATACGGGCACTACGTAGCTTATGCACGAGAACATGACACAACTGGCAAACCTGTTTGGTTCAGGTTTGATGATGAGGTTGTGACAGAAGTGAAAAATATGTCAATGGAACTGGACAGAAGAGAAGTGCAGGAAAATGTATACcttctattttataaacaatgcagtatttga